The Mycoplasmopsis bovirhinis genome has a segment encoding these proteins:
- a CDS encoding S8 family serine peptidase, whose amino-acid sequence MVKYDEYTSVLSIAQHKEVDSKSLLTFTTDFLTKNNIEFNKIYDFNTNVYYEDFVKIRTLQNDKLSLEDLNIYDSRYYNSDWSRENVNEYLFASVGLDKETRSRHFNSFINNKLSVGVLEPGVVESHFPTFEWNRKYGNGIWWRNEWFFNEKHTRHSTQVSELIAGKKGIMPTLGIVSVQVAINWNGISGEMNYLLRHTNIVNNSWSLGFIKKLRKVDPQMLKYNWLSKYLDDLIYNNKELINIVAASNYYDYGLKTLFSNGLSRNSIIVGATANENLEKKSYYSQIGNDLNYVSVVTPGGNYWFSDRTQYYDEDGNLVTAGYNNNGTSFSAPVVTAIAGMLKQKYPHKFDLGSDSIIFKSALITGSRKPAGVNSIYTAETGYEIPQYNKIEEAMQSLIVIKNINKNNPPYLNSRRVYFNKGDKIRASLVFLHDRLGDKTDIDFKIKSQSWYQLAISNFGSRNVEVIEFTAPSDGYYTLEAYPYKME is encoded by the coding sequence ATGGTGAAATATGATGAATACACATCAGTTCTATCGATTGCACAACATAAAGAAGTAGACTCAAAGAGTTTATTGACGTTTACTACAGATTTTTTAACTAAAAATAACATTGAATTTAATAAGATTTATGACTTTAATACCAATGTTTACTATGAAGACTTTGTGAAAATTCGAACGTTACAAAATGATAAGTTATCACTTGAAGATTTAAATATTTATGATAGTAGATACTATAATTCAGATTGATCTAGAGAGAATGTTAATGAATATTTATTTGCCTCGGTTGGACTTGACAAAGAAACTAGATCTAGGCATTTTAATAGTTTTATAAACAACAAGTTAAGCGTTGGTGTCCTTGAGCCTGGTGTTGTAGAAAGTCATTTTCCCACTTTTGAGTGAAATCGTAAGTATGGAAATGGGATTTGGTGACGTAATGAATGATTTTTCAATGAAAAACATACTCGACATTCGACACAAGTATCTGAATTAATAGCTGGTAAAAAAGGAATTATGCCTACATTGGGAATTGTTTCTGTTCAAGTTGCTATTAATTGAAATGGCATTTCTGGGGAGATGAATTACCTATTAAGGCACACAAATATTGTTAATAATAGTTGATCATTAGGGTTTATAAAAAAACTTAGAAAAGTGGACCCTCAAATGCTTAAATATAATTGGCTGTCAAAATATTTAGATGATTTAATTTATAATAATAAGGAATTAATAAATATAGTTGCCGCAAGTAACTATTATGATTACGGCCTAAAAACATTATTTAGCAATGGCTTGTCTAGAAATAGCATTATTGTAGGTGCAACTGCTAATGAAAACCTTGAAAAGAAATCTTATTATAGCCAAATTGGTAATGATCTAAATTACGTTTCCGTTGTCACTCCAGGAGGTAACTATTGGTTCTCTGATAGAACTCAGTATTATGATGAGGACGGAAATTTAGTAACTGCTGGTTACAATAATAATGGAACAAGTTTTTCGGCACCCGTTGTAACGGCAATTGCTGGAATGTTAAAACAAAAATACCCTCATAAATTTGATCTTGGATCTGACTCAATCATCTTCAAATCTGCACTAATAACAGGATCAAGAAAACCTGCTGGTGTAAATTCAATTTACACTGCAGAAACAGGATATGAAATACCACAATATAATAAAATTGAAGAAGCAATGCAATCTTTAATTGTCATTAAAAATATTAATAAGAATAATCCGCCCTATCTAAATTCTCGACGTGTGTATTTTAATAAAGGTGATAAGATAAGAGCTTCTCTAGTTTTTTTACATGATAGATTAGGAGATAAAACGGACATAGACTTTAAAATCAAAAGCCAGTCTTGGTATCAATTGGCTATTTCTAATTTTGGTAGTAGAAACGTTGAAGTAATTGAGTTTACTGCTCCATCAGATGGTTATTATACACTGGAAGCATATCCATATAAAATGGAATAA